In the Oncorhynchus keta strain PuntledgeMale-10-30-2019 chromosome 14, Oket_V2, whole genome shotgun sequence genome, one interval contains:
- the LOC118393083 gene encoding myotubularin-related protein 3-like isoform X6 produces the protein MEEEGPQSMECIQANQIFPKKPPVLEEGSLQVPFPELHGEFTKYVGRAEDAIIAMSSYRLHIKFKESIVNSDSCCEVSVPLQLIETVECRDMFQLHVTCKDCKVVRCQFSTLEQCQEWLKRLNAAVRPPSCLEDLFSFPFHAWCVDVYAGEKEQHGELCRPGEHVTSWFKNEVERMGFDTQNAWRISDINSKFRLCSSYPQQLLVPAWITDKELENVAAFRSWKRFPAVVFRHQSTGAVIARCGQPEVSWWGWRNADDEHLVQSIARACAVDCSSRKHLANGSYINGTNGIIGTNDLVDTDFVSESSLTNSSEVETLAIQPQKLLILDARSYAAAVANRAKGGGCECPEYYPNCEVVFMGMANIHSIRKSFQSLRFLCTQMPDPANWLSALESTKWLQHLSLLLKAALLVLNAVDRDHRPVLVHCSDGWDRTPQIAALSKLLLDPYYRTIEGFQVLVETEWLDFGHKFADRCGHGENSEDLNERCPVFLQWLDCVHQLQRQFPCSFEFNEAFLVKMVQHSYSCLFGTFLCNSGKEREDRQVRERTCSVWSLLRPANRALRNMLYSSHSETVLHPVCHVRNLMLWTAVYLPSSSPTTPSDESCAPYPVPGANPEDTPLGRRPKTRSFDNLPSACELGSSLAPNRRSSDPNLNEKWQDHRRSLELNIAMEPDGGGAQEGLANGQPGAAGPQAGTADSEPEDSPEGGQIELRDRASKGLLAAGEELELSIELAVAEGQMENILQEATKEEVGADTQREANAAAPPIAVAQTLFDANVNGREMEKETSTSDGKADKQSKINGAENQTEATITNGHHPEKGTDEPEEESSVSPGSPTDVPEEQEVDVPEEQEVDVPEEQEVDVPEEQEVDVPEEQEVDVPEEQEVDVPEEQEVVEKQEEVLVKHVLENRTAQEEPDHNPSTSTPSPAHAALRTMINGFGERTPVAAENHLPPELKSSRHLSEVLVQADKRASLMESSTETLTEEAYTSPEAPGQVPICAGPQPCSEGRSQPPCHRRVNGEAEPEQGAPRTSNGGHKRPSVSAFHSLSADPSREGPCNGESLEGEPCSGPHWAKVNGERAPLSRQVSLASCSSLTHHRRGSCSQHRCLHALPGRPAATPSPEQPARSHLDDDGLMLHTDAIQQRLRQIEAGHQMEVEMLKKQVQELWSRLESHHYAASLRINGDLGDEVTSMTDSEYNLDASCLSRCSTELFSEASWEQVDKNDTEVTRWYPDHLAAQCYGCESRFWLATRKHHCSDREPVQEELWECILCQLLRPEATRAKPAAI, from the exons GTCCCTCTGCAGCTCATAGAGACTGTGGAGTGTCGTGACATGTTCCAGCTCCATGTCACCTGCAAGGACTGTAAAGTCGTCAG GTGTCAATTCTCCACCTTAGAGCAGTGTCAGGAGTGGCTGAAGCGGCTGAACGCTGCGGTCCGCCCTCCGTCTTGCTTGGAGGacctcttctccttccccttccATGCCTGGTGTGTGGACGTGTATGCCGGGGAGAAGGAGCAGCACGGGGAGTTGTGCAGGCCAG GAGAGCATGTGACCTCCTGGTTCAAGAATGAGGTGGAGAGGATGGGCTTTGACACTCAAAACGCCTGGAGGATATCTGACATCAACAGCAAGTTCAG GCTGTGCTCCAGCTATCCGCAGCAGCTCCTGGTGCCAGCCTGGATCACAGACAAGGAGCTGGAGAACGTGGCAGCCTTCCGCTCCTGGAAGAGGTTCCCGGCCGTTGTGTTCAG GCACCAGAGCACTGGGGCTGTGATTGCCCGCTGCGGCCAGCCGGAGGTCAGTTGGTGGGGCTGGAGGAATGCAGACGACGAGCACCTGGTCCAGTCCATCGCCAGGGCCTGTGCTGTGGACTGCAGCTCCCGCAAACACCTGGCAAACGGATCCTACatcaatggaaccaatggaatcaTCGGCACCAATGACCTCGTGGACACTGACTTCG TTTCAGAATCGTCCCTGACGAACAGCTCGGAGGTAGAGACGCTGGCCATCCAGCCACAAAAGCTGCTGATCCTGGATGCCAGGTCCTATGCAGCCGCTGTGGCCAACAGGGCCAAGGGAGGGGGCTGTGAATGCCCAG AGTACTACCCCAACTGTGAGGTGGTGTTCATGGGCATGGCCAACATCCACTCCATCCGCAAGAGTTTCCAGTCCCTGCGTTTCCTCTGCACCCAGATGCCCGACCCGGCCAA CTGGCTGTCTGCTCTGGAGAGCACCAAGTGGCTGCAGCATCTATCTCTGCTGCTGAAGGCTGCCCTGCTGGTGTTGAACGCTGTGGACCGCGACCACAGACCTGTTCTGGTGCACTGCTCTGACGGATGGGACCGCACGCCCCAGATCGCTGCCCTGTCCAAGCTCTTGTTGGACCCATACTACCGCACCATTGAG GGTTTCCAGGTGCTGGTGGAGACTGAGTGGCTGGACTTTGGCCATAAGTTTGCTGACCGCTGTGGCCATGGGGAGAACTCAGAGGACCTGAACGAGCGCTGCCCGGTCTTCCTGCAGTGGCTGGACTGTGTTCACCAGCTCCAAAGGCAGTTCCCATGCTCCTTTGAGTTCAATGAGGCCTTCCTG GTGAAGATGGTGCAGCATTCCTACTCGTGTCTGTTTGGCACCTTCCTGTGCAacagtgggaaggagagagaggaccgtCAGGTTCGGGAGAGGACCTGCTCCGTGTGGTCACTGCTGCGACCAGCCAACCGCGCCTTGAGGAACATGCTCTACTCCTCCCACTCCGAGACT GTGCTCCACCCAGTGTGTCATGTACGTAACCTGATGCTGTGGACGGCAGTCTACCTTCCCAGCTCTTCCCCCACCACGCCCTCTGACGAGTCGTGTGCACCCTATCCTGTGCCAGGTGCCAACCCTGAGGACACTCCCCTGGGCAG ACGTCCAAAGACCCGTTCCTTCGATAACTTGCCCAGCGCATGTGAGCTGGGGAGCTCGCTTGCCCCCAACCGGCGCTCCAGTGACCCAAACCTGAATGAGAAGTGGCAGGACCACCGGCGCTCTCTGGAGCTCAACATCGCTATGGAGCCTGATGGAGGGGGAGCTCAGGAAGGGCTTGCTAACGGCCAGCCTGGAGCAGCAGGGCCTCAGGCAGGCACGGCCGACTCTGAGCCGGAAGACAGCCCTGAAGGAGGGCAGATTGAGCTGAGAGACAGAGCCTCCAAGGGGTTGTTAGCAGCAGGAGAAGAGCTTGAGCTCTCCATTGAGCTGGCTGTGgcagagggacagatggagaacATTCTCCAGGAAGCAACAAAGGAGGAGGTTGGTGCCGATACTCAGAGAGAAGCTAACGCTGCTGCTCCTCCTATTGCCGTGGCTCAAACTCTATTTGATGCTAATGTTaatggaagagagatggagaaagagaccAGCACCAGTGATGGTAAGGCTGATAAACAAAGTAAAATCAATGGGGCTGAGAATCAGACTGAGGCTACTATCACTAATGGGCATCACCCAGAGAAGGGCACAGATGAACCTGAGGAGGAGTCTAGTGTCTCTCCAGGCAGTCCCACAGATGTTCCAGAGGAGCAGGAGGTGGACGTTCCAGAGGAGCAGGAGGTGGACGTTCCAGAGGAGCAGGAGGTGGACGTTCCAGAGGAGCAGGAGGTGGACGTTCCAGAGGAGCAGGAGGTGGACGTTCCAGAGGAGCAGGAGGTGGACGTTCCAGAGGAGCAGGAGGTGGTAGAGAAGCAGGAAGAAGTGCTGGTGAAGCATGTTCTGGAGAACCGTACTGCCCAGGAGGAGCCAGACCACAACCCTAGCACCAGcacccccagcccagcccacGCTGCCCTTAGAACTATGATCAATGGCTTTGGAGAGAGGACACCAGTGGCTGCTGAGAATCACCTTCCACCAGAGCTGAAGTCCAGCAGACATCTCTCAGAGGTCCTGGTGCAGGCTGACAAGAGGGCCTCCCTCATGGAGAGCTCAACAGAGACTCTGACTGAAGAGGCCTACACCAGTCCAGAGGCCCCAGGGCAGGTACCCATCTGTGCAGGCCCCCAGCCCTGCTCTGAAGGTAGGAGTCAACCCCCCTGCCACAGGAGAGTGAACGGGGAGGCAGAGCCAGAACAGGGGGCACCCAGGACTTCAAATGGAGGACACAAGCGGCCCTCCGTCAGTGCCTTCCATTCTTTGAGTGCTGATCCCAGCAGGGAGGGACCGTGTAATGGCGAGAGCTTGGAGGGGGAGCCCTGCAGTGgccctcactgggccaaggtgaATGGGGAGCGGGCCCCACTGAGCCGCCAGGTGTCCCTGGCCTCCTGCAGCTCCCTGACCCACCACCGCCGGGGCAGCTGCTCCCAGCACCGCTGCCTCCATGCCCTACCGGGGCGCCCTGCCGCCACACCCAGCCCCGAGCAGCCGGCCCGCAGTCACCTGGACGATGATGGGCTGATGCTCCACACGGACGCCATCCAGCAGCGGTTGAGGCAGATCGAGGCAGGCCAccagatggaggtggagatgctGAAGAAGCAGGTGCAGGAGCTGTGGAGCCGCCTGGAGAGCCATCACTACGCAGCGTCCCTCAGGATCAACGGAGATCTGGGAGACGAAGTG ACCTCAATGACAGACTCAGAGTATAACCTGGATGCTAGCTGCCTGTCCCGCTGCAGCACAGAGCTCTTTTCTGAGGCTAGCTGGGAGCAGGTGGACAAGAATGACACTGAG GTGACCCGCTGGTACCCGGACCACTTGGCAGCCCAGTGCTACGGGTGTGAGAGTAGGTTCTGGCTCGCCACCAGGAAGCATCACTGCAG TGACAGGGAGCCTGTCCAAGAG GAACTGTGGGAATGTATTCTGTGCCAGCTGCTGCGACCAGAAGCTACCCGTGCCAAGCCAGCAGCTATTTGA